GTCCGACACCAAACATCAACAAGATAACACCAATTTCAGCCAGTTCTGGTGCTAATGAGGTATCAGCAACGAAACCTGGCGTAAATGGCCCGGCCAGCACCCCTGCGGCAAGGTACCCCACCAGTGGTGAGATGCGCAGGCGGTGAGCCAAGGAGCCCAAGAGGAAGGCGAGAACAAGGCCTCCGACGATCGTGGTAATTAAGGGTGTTGAGTGGTGCATCCAGACTCCTTCTAGTTTGGCAGGGCGGCAAGCATTTCACAGCAATAACATCAGTTTATTGCATTTATGCGATCAATGCGCGATAAAAATTCATTTTTTATCGATAAAAGTCAGCTTTGGCACGGAAATTGTTTGAAGTGGTTGTTTGTGAGGGATTTGCTATTTCTATCTCTATTACGCAGGGAAATCGCCCAACTGAAACACATATCTCAGTCGGGATTATAGGGTTATTACTATTACTTATCTTCTATATTGGGCAGGAAGACCGTAATTATCCCCAGTAATGGTAAGAAGGCGCATATTTGATAAACCAGTTCAATACTGGTTAAATCAGCAACATACCCTAGTACAGCCGCACCTAACCCCCCCATACCGAAAGCAAAACCGAAGAATAGACCGGATACCATGCCCACTTTACCCGGAATAAGCTCTTGCGCATACACCAGTATTGCCGAGAAGGCAGAGGCAAGGATAAGGCCAATGATCACGGTTAAAACCCCGGTCCAATACAGAGAAACGTAGGGTAAAATAAGGGTAAATGGCGCAACGCCCAATATTGACCCCCAAATAACATACTTTCGACCTATCCTATCGCCAAGAGGGCCGCCAATGATGGTGCCAGCGGCCACTGCGAATAAGAAGACAAATAAATGTATTTGGGCATTTTGTACCGAAACACCAAACTTATGCATCAAATAAAAGGTGTAATAGCTACTAATACTGGTCAAGTAGAAGTATTTAGAGAATATCAGCACCATTAAGATAGCTAGGGCGCTAATAACCGTCTTTTTAGGCAGTATTTTGGCCGATGAGACTTTTACTACTTTGCCATAGGTTGCTCTTTGTTGTTGCTGATACCATTTACTGACCTGCAACAGCACCACAATAGCCAGCAGTGCCGCGAGTGAAAACCAACCTACATTGCCTTTACCGTAAGGTGCGATAAGGATCGCGGCTAATAGTGGGCCAAGGGCGCTGCCGAAGTTGCCTCCCACCTGAAAAATAGACTGAGCCATACCGTGGCGGCCACCGGATGCCATGCGGGCTACGCGGGAGGATTCTGGGTGGAAGACCGAAGAACCGGTTCCGACTAGTGCCGCTGCCAGTAAAACCACCGGGAAAGTCGTGGCAACCGCAAGCAGCAAGATACCTGATAAGGTGAAACCCATGCCAATCGGCAGTGAATAGGGCTGCGGATGCTTATCGGTATAAAGACCAATAAGTGGCTGTAATAATGAGGCGGTAAGCTGATAAGTGAGGGTGATTAATCCAATCTGCGCAAAACTCAGCGAAAACTCGGCTTGTAATAGCGGATAAATCGCCAGAATCAGCGACTGGATCATATCGTTAAGTAAGTGAGATACGCTAATAGCACCTAATATAGAGAAAGAGGTGCGTTTTACCTTGGTATTATCGAAGGGCTGGGTATTGACGGAGGGAGGGAGCTCCGTCTCAGAACGATCGGTCATAGTGAGTATTCGCCTAATAATTATCACTGTTAATAATATATTGGTAATGAATACATATTATGCAGATTGAATGATTTTTACTACAGCAGATACAATTTGATATATATTCAAATATTCTGAAATTCACCCCATAGATCATCAGACTACAATACGAACTCTGTCACAGTATCATCTTGATTTATCATGATAATTGGTATGTGTCACCCCATTTTCACTCATTAAACTGGCGCTGAACGGGCTGGTTTTAACGACAATATGGAGATTTGCGATGCGTTTTTCATTATCGACCACAGCAGCTGCTTTAGCTGTGTCGCTGGCGTTTGCTCCGGGATGGGCTGCCGCCTGGGAAAAAGATAAAACTTACGATATCACCATACTGCATACCAATGACCATCATGGCCACTTCTGGCAAAATGACCACGGCGAATATGGCCTGGCGGCACAGAAAACCTTAGTTGATGACATTCGTAAGCAAGTTGCCGCAGCAGGGGGAAGCTTGTTGTTGCTCTCCGGTGGGGATATCAATACCGGTGTTCC
The sequence above is drawn from the Yersinia enterocolitica subsp. enterocolitica genome and encodes:
- a CDS encoding MFS transporter encodes the protein MTDRSETELPPSVNTQPFDNTKVKRTSFSILGAISVSHLLNDMIQSLILAIYPLLQAEFSLSFAQIGLITLTYQLTASLLQPLIGLYTDKHPQPYSLPIGMGFTLSGILLLAVATTFPVVLLAAALVGTGSSVFHPESSRVARMASGGRHGMAQSIFQVGGNFGSALGPLLAAILIAPYGKGNVGWFSLAALLAIVVLLQVSKWYQQQQRATYGKVVKVSSAKILPKKTVISALAILMVLIFSKYFYLTSISSYYTFYLMHKFGVSVQNAQIHLFVFLFAVAAGTIIGGPLGDRIGRKYVIWGSILGVAPFTLILPYVSLYWTGVLTVIIGLILASAFSAILVYAQELIPGKVGMVSGLFFGFAFGMGGLGAAVLGYVADLTSIELVYQICAFLPLLGIITVFLPNIEDK